From the genome of Meiothermus sp. CFH 77666:
TATCGAGGCGGCCGGGGAGGCCCGACTGATGCTCGAGGGGGTTAGCCTCGAGGCCAACGAAAGCGCGGGTCTTTTGCTTTATGGGCAGAGCCAGGGGACGCTGAAGGAGGTGACCCTTCGAGCCAATAAGGGCAGCGGCCTGGAAGTCGATGAAAACGCCCTGCTATCTGCCGAAAATCTGACGGTGCGCGAGAACCAGGGTTCTGGCTTGTTGCTAGCGGGACAGGCCCGGCTAGAGCTGAGCGGTAGCCTGCTGGAGGCCAATGCCGAAGCCGGTTTGCTGGCGCAGGGACAGGCTGCTGTGAGCCTGCAAAGCAGCCAGATTCGGGCCAACCGGGGAGCGGGGCTGGTCTTTCGCAGCAAAACCAGCGGAACGGTGGCGGGCAGCACGGTAGAAGGGCAGAGTCTGCAGGGAATTGTGCTGATGGGGGAGAGCAATCTGCTGCTAGAGGGCAATACGGTAAGGGAGAATGAACGGGGCGGCCTGTGGTATCTCGAGCGTGCGGCGGGCGAGGCCCGCCAGAACCTGCTGGAGAAGAACAGCTCCTCGGGCATTCTGGTAAGCCAGTGGGCTCAGCCCGTGTTGAGCGAGAACCGCCTTTTAGACCATCCCGAGTACGGGTTGGTCTATACCGACGAGGCTGCCGGAAGCGCCAATGGCAACACCATCGAGGGGAGTGGGATGTACGGACTTGCCTTGCTGGGACGTAGCAAGCCCACCCTGGAGAAGAACACCGTGCGGAATAGCAATATGGCAGGCTTGGCCTACCTGGAGCAGTCGTCGGGCAGCGCCAGGGCCAACATCCTCGAGGCCAACCAGACCCACGGGATTCTGGTGGATCACCGGGCCAGCCCGTTGCTCGAGGCCAACCAGGTTCTACGCAACCTGCTCTGTGGCATGGTCGTTCGTAGCCTGAGCGAAGCGGTCATACAGGGAAACATCGTGGCCGAGAACGGCCTGCACGGCCTCGAGGTGCAGGATAGGGCCAGAGTTCGTGTAGAGGCCAACCAGATTACCGCTAATAAAGGGGCAGCCATTCGAATTGCCCGTTATGCCGAGGCTGTGCTCGGATACAACACCCTCGAGGGAAACGCTACTGAGGTGCAGCGCGAATAGAGCGCTCTTCACAAATATCGAGCCATGCGGGACTAAGAATCCTTTGTCCTGGACAGAACAGTGGCGGTCTGGATGGATGGCCACGTCCGCGAAGAGCACGATATCATGAGCGTTATGGAAGCGGCGTTCCGCCCTAACCGCGCAGCCCTTGAGGAGAGCCCGGAATATTTTTGGGAGCGTTTCTCCGGGTATGCCCAGACCTGGCCGGTTTGCCCCGAGCCGCTTGGAAGCCCTTTGCTCGAGGTGCTCACCCCCCTAGGCCCCCTTTATGCTTTTGACCGTACCCTGGTTCACTTCTCGGGCAGCGAAACCCCGGTGATTGTTCATGGGGAGGTAGAACACTGGGAAGCTACCCAAGATACCAATGCTTTGCAGCATTTAGGGGGTGGGCGCTATCAGATGACGGGTCGAGTACAAGCTGTGCTGGATGCCACTTATTTCGTTTTGCAAGTGCAGGGTTCTGGTGGCGAAAGCTCTTTGCAAGTGGTTTTGGCGGCCTCAAACCTCCCTGGCGTGGGAAGCTGGATTACGGTACAACTAAAACCCCCCCTCATGGTGTTTCGCCCCGAATCGTATTCGCGCTGAGCAGCGGGCTCTTCATTCAGTTTTAGGAGCCCGGAGACTGAGGGTTCTTCAAGCGGTTCATGCGACAGAACAAGTTTTTGGACATCACTGTGCGAGAGATTGTGTAATCTAGATGCAGATACCTATACTTTGGTTTGTTGGGCAATAAATGCTCCGCTTGAACTAAGGCAGGTAGCCGGCGGCGTATACTTTTTATACCTTCGGTTGCATCGAGAAACATTTGTTTGCTGTGGTTTTACCCTATGATTTGTCCGCGTTGTGGCCACACCAATGTTGCCGGTGAAGAGAGCTGTGCACGTTGTGGCAACACCCTGCTGCCTGGAGGGGCTTTTGTGCAGGAGCGGCGCTGGGTAAGTGTGGTGTTTTTTGACCTCTCGCGCTTTACCGAGTACGCGCTGGCTCACCCCCTCGAGGACACCTGGCAGGCCGCCAACACCGCCCTGCAAACGGCGGCCAACCATGTGCGGCTGTATGGCGGGCACATAGACAAGTTTTTTGGCGATGGCTTTCTGGCTGTGTTTGGGGTTCCGCGCAGCCAGGAATCCGATGCACGGGCGGCGCTGGAAGCCGCGCAAGCCATGGTGGCCTCGAGTACCCTGCCGGGGCGGGCAGGCGTAGCCAGTGGACTGGTGCTGCGAACGCCCCTGGGCGGGGGGCTGGCGGGCGACCAGACCGTGCTGGGGCCCGCCGTCAACCTTTCCCAGCGTTTGTCGCAGGCCGCCCCTCCCGGCGAGGTCTGGTGCGATGCCACCACCATGCGCCTGGTGCCCGGGGTGCTGACCGAAGCCCTCCCCCCGCAGCCCCTCAAAGGCTATGCCGAACCGCTAGTACCCTTTCGCTACCTGGGTTTGCGCGCCGATCCCCCCGAGGCACTGGGCCGCGACCGGGAAGTTCAGACCCTGCGCCAGGCACTCGATGCCGTGCGGGCGGGGGCCGGGCGGCGGGTGGTGCTCTTTGGCCCTATGGGGGTGGGCAAGTCGCACCTGGCCCAGCACTTTGTCGAAACCCTGCCTGAAGGGGTGCGGGGCGTGTTTGCGCCGCGTCTGACCACCGGTGTGGCCCTGCGCTATGCCCTGCGCCAGGGCTTGCAAAAATTGCTGATAGACGGGCTTTCAGGGCTACGGCAGCTCGAGCTTCCCGAGCACCTGCGAACCATTCTGGATTTCAGCATCGGGATAGAGGAGCACCCTGGTCTGCCCAGCGCCGAGCTGGACAACCTGCTGATAGAGACCTGGTGGACGCTCCTGGCGCGGATTGCCCAGGGTAACCCCATTGTGGTGGTTCTGGATGATTTGCACAACGCCGACCCGACCGTGCTCGAGTTCACCCGGCGGCCTGCGCCCCCAGGGGTTATGCTCCTCTTGGTGGCCCGACAAAACCGCTGGGAAGCTGCCGAAGACCTGGTACTGCTTCCACTGGAACCTTTATCGCTGGAGGATACCCAGCAACTGATTTTGCGCGCCCGCCCCGATCTCGGCCCCGCGACCAGCCTGCACCTGGCCGAGGCCAGCGGCGGTTTTCCGCTAGCTGTGCAGGCCCTGAGCCTGACCAGCAGCGGGGAGCCCGAGCCCATTCCGCTGTACCAGCCCCGGCTGGATAGTCTGCCCCGGCTGGCCCGGGTGGCCCTGCAAGCGGCGGCAGTGCTGGGTTCGACGGCCCCGCCCGAGCTGGTACGACACCTGGTGGGGGAGGAGGCCGACCTGACCCGCCTGGTGGGAGAGGGTTTCCTCGAGGCCGATGAACACGGGCAGTTGCGCTTTGCCATCCCCTGGTTGCGCGAAGCTACGCTGGGTCAGGTAGGCGGACAGCAGGTACAGACCTGGCACCAGCAAGCTGCCCGCTGGTATCAGCGCCAGGGCCGCCTGGCCGAAGCCGCAACCCACCTCGAGGCTGCCGGCGATACCGCAACTGCCTACCGGATGTGGCGGGTGGTGGCGCAACAGGCCTGGAACGAGGAACGCTACTCGGGGGCCATTCTGGGTTACCTGGAGGCCCTGCGTCTGGCCGAAGGCAAGGTGCGCTGGCAGGCGGCCCTCGAGGCAGCCGAGGCTCACCTGGCCCTGGGTCGCTATGGAGAGGCCCTCGAGCTGGCCAGCCTACCCCTGGAAACCCAGGAATTGCCGCTTGCTTTGCGCCAAAGGGTCTGGGCCCTTCGCCTCGAGGCCAGCCTGGCCCTGGGTCAGGCCGACTTGATTGAACGCCCTGCCCCTGGCGAAATTACCGAACCTCGCCTGGCGGTAGCGGTAGCCCGCACCCTTCCTGTGGAGGAGGCTTGCAGGATGTTAGAGGGGCTTCCGGCTAACCTCGAGGGTTCCGCCAAACTGGTGCGGGCGCGGGCCTGGTTGCGCTCGGGGCAGGTGGTACAGGCTCAAGCGGAGAGCGAAGCCTACCTTGGCGAATATGGTCAGAACCCTGCCGAATGTTTTGAGGCTCGGCAGATACTGTCCGAAGCACTC
Proteins encoded in this window:
- a CDS encoding AAA family ATPase; the encoded protein is MQERRWVSVVFFDLSRFTEYALAHPLEDTWQAANTALQTAANHVRLYGGHIDKFFGDGFLAVFGVPRSQESDARAALEAAQAMVASSTLPGRAGVASGLVLRTPLGGGLAGDQTVLGPAVNLSQRLSQAAPPGEVWCDATTMRLVPGVLTEALPPQPLKGYAEPLVPFRYLGLRADPPEALGRDREVQTLRQALDAVRAGAGRRVVLFGPMGVGKSHLAQHFVETLPEGVRGVFAPRLTTGVALRYALRQGLQKLLIDGLSGLRQLELPEHLRTILDFSIGIEEHPGLPSAELDNLLIETWWTLLARIAQGNPIVVVLDDLHNADPTVLEFTRRPAPPGVMLLLVARQNRWEAAEDLVLLPLEPLSLEDTQQLILRARPDLGPATSLHLAEASGGFPLAVQALSLTSSGEPEPIPLYQPRLDSLPRLARVALQAAAVLGSTAPPELVRHLVGEEADLTRLVGEGFLEADEHGQLRFAIPWLREATLGQVGGQQVQTWHQQAARWYQRQGRLAEAATHLEAAGDTATAYRMWRVVAQQAWNEERYSGAILGYLEALRLAEGKVRWQAALEAAEAHLALGRYGEALELASLPLETQELPLALRQRVWALRLEASLALGQADLIERPAPGEITEPRLAVAVARTLPVEEACRMLEGLPANLEGSAKLVRARAWLRSGQVVQAQAESEAYLGEYGQNPAECFEARQILSEALWRQFRLSDAIKALGQPPGDMLPAWFSCLYNSSLAALRLDMGQFEVASALLEESLLLLEGAPPGVIEQVSRVRLRFLIESGQLDDALYFGESAVAKTPSPSLLSLLALAYALASGQQSGLMLQRLIRGLEGIEDPEVRTVCELAMGLRKWYQSQDGATHLRRAVFLARRSHSPSYYFYALLMLGLAQQTQNPKKALALSQYMLSQTAGRGFELQHGYARLLRAQLLLAEGREPSGLLDFEAKTPLAQLWKGLLLGAVQGEKPFLLAHHFRGYGILGVWARWFSTRPVSSWQVRSELPE